The Methanosarcina acetivorans C2A genome includes the window GAAATGGCTTCCCTGCAGGTCCATGCTGGTCGTAACCGTGAGCTTTTCCTGGTTTTCTTCTTCTGGCTCCGCCTCTGCCTGCTCCTCAAACTCTTCGGATTCGAGATCCTCAGTTTCATTTTCTCCTTTTTCGGACTCTTCGTTTTCTCCGGCTCCACAGCAGCACCCGCCACATACCTGAGTTTCCTGCTCCGGGAACTCTTCGGGTTCATTCTCGCTCACTGTGTCACCTCCTCAACCCCGGGAACAGCACATTCTTGCTTGAACTCGCTTCCTATGGGCCCTATTTCTTCGAGTTCCTTTACAAACTCATTAATCGTATTTGAGAAACGTTCTCCTTCGGCAGCCGAGATCCAGAGAGTCCGGAGTCTTTTCGGGTCAAGCCCGATTTCCTTAATGACTTCTTTTAAGATGTCCATACGCTTTTTCGCATCAAAGTTTCCGTGAATATAGTGGCACTCATCCATCCTGCAGCCCGCAACAAGCACGCCGTCCGCTCCGCCTTTGAGGGCTTCAAGCACGAATTCGGGGTTTACCCTTGCCGAACACATGGTACGGATTACCCTGATGTTTGTCGGATAACGGATCCTTGACATTCCGGTCAGGTCGGCACAGGCATAACTGCACCAGTTGCAGAGGAAAGCCACAATAAAGGGGCACTGGGACTTATGAGCAGTTGCCTCCCTGACCTGGGCAAGGATCTGTTCGTTTTCAAAGTTCCGCATCTGAATTGCCCCAACAGGGCATGCGGCACTGCAGTCCCCGCAGCCGTAACAGGAGACCTCGTCCACAACAGCTTTTTTATTCTCAATGCTGATCTTTCCGAATTTGCAGACTTCCACACATGTCCTGCAGCCAATGCACTTATCAGGATCAACATGGGCTCCCATGGGGTCGGCTTCAAGTTCTCCGGTCCCGAGAAGCTGCATAACTTTAGAGGCACAGGCACTGCCCTGAGCTATGGAGACCTGGATTTCTTTGGGCCCCGAAGCACAGCCTGCAAGGAAAACTCCGCTTACCGGGGCATCTACAGGACGCATTTTCGGATGGGCGCTTGCAAAGAAACGGTCCGGGCGACGCGCAAGGTTAAGCATCCTGCCTATTCCCTCTGCAGCCTTGGTCGGCTCGTAGCCTGTCGAGAGCACAACAAGGTCATGGGCTTCTTCTTCAACGCTGGATTCCAGGGTATTTTCGAAACGGACAACGGGCCTTCCGTCTTCGCCGGAATAGACCTCGGCAACCTTTCCACGGATGAAGTCAACACCCATTTCCTGAGTCCTTGTGTAGTATTCTTCGTACATCTCCCCCGCAGCCCGTATATCGATATAGTGGATAGTAACATCAGTATCAGGGTAGCGTTCCTTTACCATCTGGGAATTTTTAAGGGCTGCCATACAGCAGACCCTTGAACAGTATTCGTTGCCTACGGTTTTGTCCCTTGATCCTACACACTGGATAAATGCAACGCTTTTTGGGGGCTCACCGGTGGAAGGCACAAGGACTCTTCCTCCTGTCGGGCCTGCAGAGTTCAGCATCCGTTCAAGCTGCATATTCGTTATGACATCGGGATATTTTCCAAACCCGTACTCCTTTTTCCGGGAAGCGTCAAAGAGCTGGTAACCTGTAGAAACGATTATGGCTCCGGCTTCGAATTCGATTTCCTCCGGCTTCTGTTCGTAATCCACAGCTTCTGCAGGACATGCCAGCTGGCAGAGCCCGCAACCCACACAGTGGTCAGGGTCGATTAACACTACCTGAGGAACGGACTGGGGGATTGGCATATAGATAGCCCGGGTCTTTCCGATCCCGTAGTTCATGGGGTTTTCGATTTCAACAGGGCAGACCCCGGAGCAGAGGTCAACGCAGCCCTTGCATTTGTCCTCAAGTACGAACCTTGGTTTGCGTTTGACCCTAACATGGAATTTTCCGACCGATCCTGAGATATCGGTAACCTCAGAATATGTATAAAGAGTGATGTTGGGATGGTTCTGAACTTCTGTCATTTTGGGAGCAAGCACACAGATCGAGCAGTCGTTTGTCGGGAATACTTCATTCATCAGGGCCATTTTGCCTCCGATTGTAGATTCCTTCTCTACCATGGTTACGGGAAAACCGGCTTCTGCAAGGTTTAAGGCGGCTTCGATTCCTGCAACCCCTCCCCCTATGATAAGAACATTTCGGCTGGCTTTTGAGTTTGTTGCACTCAATTCCCTTAGGAACCGGGCTTTTGCAACCCCCATCCTTATCAGGTCAAAAGCTTTCTGGGTCGCCATCTGCGGGTCATCCGCATGCACCCAGGAGCACTGCTCTCTTATGTTTACCATCTCCATTAGGTAAGGATTAAGGCCGGCTTTTTCCATGACGTGCCTGAAGGTCTTTTCGTGCAGCCTTGGGGAACAGGCAGCTACCACAACCCTGTCAAGTTTGTTATCTTTTATGTCCTTAATGATGCCTTCCTGTCCGGAATCGGAACATAGAAACTGTACTTCCCGGGCAAGCACCACATCTTCCAGTTCGTTTGCCATTGCCTCAAGGGCTGAAACGTCAATTACTCCTGCAATGTTCAGTCCGCAATGGCAAATGTAGACTCCGATTCGCATGCTTGTTGACTCCTTATATTTACAAATATTCTTCGAATTGAGTTTTGATATATCTTTTGATGTGATCATATATATAATATATAAGTTAAAATTTTGAAAATTATAATTCTAAAACGCTTTTCTGCACAACATTTACTCTCGTGCAGTAAAAGTAAGGTCCTGTATGGTCCGGTTCATATTATTCTTGTAAGAGCCTGGAAAAACTTTTCTTTATTTTTCCATTCAGGTTTTCATTCAGGTTTCCATTCAGGTTTCCATTCAGGTTTCCATTCAGGTTTCCATTCAGGTTTCCATTCAGGTTTCCATCTAGATTTCCATTCAGGTTTCCATCTAGATTTTCATTCTGGTTTTCCTTCAGATTTTCCTTCAGGCTTTCCAGATACCTGTGAGCTTTGTGTTTTATAAATCTCAATATAAATTTTCCCTCAAACAGGATAAAAATGTAGCCGTTTTATACAAAATCAAAACCTTTATTTTGTAAATGTTTTCCGAGCCTCGTCCCTGCAGCTTTTTCATAATGAATAGTATCAAATTCAGAATTATTATCCTGAAACACACGCCTTTTTAGCTTTTCCAGTGACTTTCAGATTATCTTTTTTGAGCTTTATTGCAGACATGAAATATAGGGCAACTGTAATTTCATCATGGGTAATCCGTGGACTTTTTAGAGAAAAAAATATTTACACATATTTTATATATTATATATAATATTTATATTATAGTTATGCTAATTTCATATATATTAAGTTTTAGATTCCTGTTAAGGCCTGTGTTTAAGTTCCCTGAAGAGAAGCTGGTTAATTTGAGAGAGTAAGCTAAGATAAACTGATTGAAGGCTTTTTGGGCTCACCAATTAATTTATAGTTTGAGAACTTAATCCGTAATCTATCAGTCAGTATCGAATTGTTATTTATTATATATGCGGGAATTTTCCTGTGAGCAGGGGTATAATAAAATTTTCAAAAATAATTCTCAAGAATAATTGTCAAAAACCTGGATAAGTTACAGTTCTCAGGCAATCGTCTCAGACAGTTATGCCAGAGTAAGAGTGCTCCTGACTCCCGATCTAATATTTCCGTGTATGACCTTCTCACGAATAACCAGTATCACTCTTACAAAAACAGGAGGGAACTCTAATGAGTGAACATGATGAATTAAAAAATAAGATGTATGAATGGACAGAAAAATACGCAAACAAGGCAGGCTACAGGCTTAACCCGGATAAAGAAGCTCTTGATTATGTTCTTGACGGGCTTGCTTCAAGGATTGAAAAGTTTGGGAGGCGCTACTGTCCCTGCAGAATAGTAACCGGGGACGAGGATGAGGATAAAAAGATAGTTTGTCCCTGCATCTATCATAAGGATGAAATTGAGAAAGATGGAAACTGCCACTGTGAACTTTTCTTCAAGCCCTCCTGACGGATTTTGTTCTGCCAGACCTGCTCCAAAAACGGGCTTTAAATGTTATCAGCGAAGGTGGGGGAGGACAATCTCTATAAATACTTTTTGTCCTTCCAGCCTCTCAAAGCTTTTCACTTAGAGCCTAATTGAAAAGTCTTGCTGCTCTGAAAGTTATCCATACGCATGCGAAATGTAGCATTGCCAGGTAATTCTCAATCTTCTTTTCTCATCTAATAAGCAATCTTCTAAATCTGTTTATCCATGAATGTGTCCTTTCCACAACCCACCTTCTTGTCCTATAACCTGGTATATCTATTCTTATGTTTTCTTCTCCACATCTCCTGATATGGCAGTATATCCGTAGTCATCAACCAATTCTCTGATATCAGGAAAATCATATCCTTTATCCATGCGGATATTCTGAGTTACTTCATGTGAAGGTCTTTCAATAACAATAGCATCAAGAGTCCCTTTTATAAGCATTTTATCATGACGATTTGCTCCATCCACAACAACAGAAAGTGGTATGCCTTTCGCATCAGTTAATATACTTCTTTTTGTGCCTTTTTTCCTCGATCAGCAGGATTAGTTCCGGCCCCAGCTCCACCCAATGGTGCTTTTATCATAGCTCCATCAATTGCTTGCCACTCCCACTCTAGCCCTTTTTCATTATAATAATCCAGCAGACCAGTTTGCCACATTCGTTCAAATAATCCATCTTTCTGCCACTCTTGGAATCGATCATGGACAGTACCTGGCACTCCATAACATCTTGGAAATGCTTTCCATTGGTAACCTGTACGAAGGAGATAAAAAATACCACTCATTATTTTCCAATCATCTTCTCGACTCCTGAAAATATGTGCAGGCAGCGCCTCTAGGGGAACACCGCGAATTGCACGCCCTGTGGCCCATAATTACCAATAACAAGAAAGCTTATGCCCACCATCCAGAAACACTGAGTTGGAAAGGAAAGTTAAAGGCTCTCTACCTGAGACATGAGGCTCTTGTGGAAGAAATGGGAAGAAGAGGATATAATCACCATACCCCTCTTGACCCCGCCCTTGCTACAGGAAAAGCCGTGCAGGACGAGTTTGTTGACTCTTATGAAAAGCAGGTACGGATCCTCAAAGAAAGAGGATACGAATGCCGGGTCTGACCGGAAGTTTCCAGAAACCCGCGAATCCACATAAAACCCATAAACTCCGAATTTTTTCGAAGAACATCTCAATGTTTGAGAATTTTCTTAGTTTTATCAAAGCGTTGATTTTACAAAATATTATATATATTGTTATCGATAGTTATTAATATAATAAGAGCA containing:
- a CDS encoding pyrimidine dimer DNA glycosylase/endonuclease V; this encodes MHALWPIITNNKKAYAHHPETLSWKGKLKALYLRHEALVEEMGRRGYNHHTPLDPALATGKAVQDEFVDSYEKQVRILKERGYECRV
- a CDS encoding ferredoxin-thioredoxin reductase catalytic domain-containing protein, with translation MSEHDELKNKMYEWTEKYANKAGYRLNPDKEALDYVLDGLASRIEKFGRRYCPCRIVTGDEDEDKKIVCPCIYHKDEIEKDGNCHCELFFKPS
- the hdrA2 gene encoding CoB-CoM heterodisulfide reductase HdrA2 translates to MRIGVYICHCGLNIAGVIDVSALEAMANELEDVVLAREVQFLCSDSGQEGIIKDIKDNKLDRVVVAACSPRLHEKTFRHVMEKAGLNPYLMEMVNIREQCSWVHADDPQMATQKAFDLIRMGVAKARFLRELSATNSKASRNVLIIGGGVAGIEAALNLAEAGFPVTMVEKESTIGGKMALMNEVFPTNDCSICVLAPKMTEVQNHPNITLYTYSEVTDISGSVGKFHVRVKRKPRFVLEDKCKGCVDLCSGVCPVEIENPMNYGIGKTRAIYMPIPQSVPQVVLIDPDHCVGCGLCQLACPAEAVDYEQKPEEIEFEAGAIIVSTGYQLFDASRKKEYGFGKYPDVITNMQLERMLNSAGPTGGRVLVPSTGEPPKSVAFIQCVGSRDKTVGNEYCSRVCCMAALKNSQMVKERYPDTDVTIHYIDIRAAGEMYEEYYTRTQEMGVDFIRGKVAEVYSGEDGRPVVRFENTLESSVEEEAHDLVVLSTGYEPTKAAEGIGRMLNLARRPDRFFASAHPKMRPVDAPVSGVFLAGCASGPKEIQVSIAQGSACASKVMQLLGTGELEADPMGAHVDPDKCIGCRTCVEVCKFGKISIENKKAVVDEVSCYGCGDCSAACPVGAIQMRNFENEQILAQVREATAHKSQCPFIVAFLCNWCSYACADLTGMSRIRYPTNIRVIRTMCSARVNPEFVLEALKGGADGVLVAGCRMDECHYIHGNFDAKKRMDILKEVIKEIGLDPKRLRTLWISAAEGERFSNTINEFVKELEEIGPIGSEFKQECAVPGVEEVTQ